The nucleotide sequence GCTCGAGACGCAGCTCCGCGAGACGCGGGAGAGGGCGGAGAAGGACCGCGAGGATGCGAGAAAAGAACTCGAAAACACCCGCGCCAAGGCTAACTTCcagctcgccaccgccaaggcgacggcgcagcGAGTGAAGGAGGGCCTCGAGaacgagctcaaggagctcggcgagtcgAAGGAGCGGGCCTTGGCGGATGCCAAgcgagccgcggaggaggaagaggcgAGGCTGAAGGAGCAGATGGCGCGGGAGAAATCTCTCGCGGACGAGTACGCTCAGGGCATCAAAGAcagggccgccgcggacatcaaGCAGCTtcaggaggagctcgacgaggagcgcgcgcggagaagcgGGATGGAGGCGgacagcgacgcggcgaccaagctcctcgcgcaggaACGGGACGAGCTCCGAAAGGATCTAGCCGAGGCGAGGAAAAAACtcaacgacgaggaggagagagCCGCGCTTCTCGCGAAGCAAAAGGACGAGCTGCagctcgcgaaggacgcgagcgaggccGAGATgcgagccgacgcggaggaggctgcgaggcgcgccgccgacgccatcgccgcgctcgagcgacgcgcgggtaaCGCGGAGGCCCGGGGCGACGAGCTGCAGAAAAACCTCGACCAATCGCAGGCGGACAAGGCGGACCTGGAgaagcgcctcgccgcggagaaggctgagcacgccgccgcgcgagacgccgccgccgaggccgccgccagggccgccgcggagaaggccgcGCTGGAAAACTCCTtagccgacgccgacgccgcgagacgcgccgcggaagaGGCGGaaaacgccgcgaggctcgccgctGAAGAGGCtgacgcgagggcggcgcagAGCTCGACGgatgccgccgacgccaacgcgcgagccgacgccgccgacgcggagagcgaggccgcgcgcgaggccgccgccgccgcggaggctgcgcgcctcgccgcgctcaaggcgatgGAGGATGCGCTGTCGGATGCCGAGAGGGCGAGGTTGAAAgcagaggcggaggaggcggcgaggaaggaaGCGGatgagcggcgccgcgccgaggaggacgcgctgcAAAAGATGCTGGACGAGAAACAGCGCGAGCTCAACGAGCTAAGGAGACTGCACGAAAACGCGCACCACGACGCCggtcgcgagctcgagcgtcacctccgcgagATTGAGCACCTCAAGCGCCAActcgaggaggctgaggcgagGGCCAAGTTGGGGTTGAAcaacccggcgccgccgaatgAAATCTTcgagctccagcgccgcATCATGAACATCGAGGCTGAGCGCCAGCTGGAGCAGatcgagaaggagaaggccaGGCAGttgcgggaggcggcggagtcgcGTCGCATGGAGTGCGAAGCCAAACTGCGACAGGCGGAGGTTGAGCTGGCGAGGTCTAGGACAACGATTGAGCGCGTGGGGTCGCTCGAAGCCGACCTCAACCGtctcgtcgcggagaaggcggaaCAGAAGCGAAggttcgacgcggagcttcgcgcggcCACGACGGAGGCGGACAGGCGGGGAAAtaagctcgaggcggagctcaGATTCGTCCAGAACCTTCTGGAGCGCAAACGGGACAAGAAACGGGCGCACAAGCGCCGCGGGGAGGAACTCGCCAggcggctcgaggaggctGTGTCGATTTCCAAATCCATATCGGCGGATGCGGAGCGCGAGATGcacaaggccaaggcgctggCGACCGTCGAGGCCAACGCGGAGATCGCCAAGCGCGCTAAGGAGTACgaggccaacgccgcgaccgccgcagccgcagccgagAACGCGGCGCAGCTGTCGGAGATGCTCGAGCGAAAGCGCTCCAAGAAGCGAGCGtacaagctcgccgcgacggaggccaaggaggaaCTCATCAAGCTCAGGGAACagttcacgcgcgcgtcgctcgaccGCGATAGGACCCAGAAGGCGCTCAAGATAtccgtcgcgaacgcggagagcgcggatAAGGCGTACACGCAGCGCGTgacggagctcgaggatgcGCTCAAGCAGGCCATGCGCGATTACAAGAACCAGAGCGCCGAGATAAAAAACTTGAAAGCCGCAAAGCTCAACGCCGAGCGAGGGTACGAGCACGTCCGAGTCGAGAACGAGGGActggcgcaggcgctcacgaaagccgaggaggcgg is from Micromonas commoda chromosome 12, complete sequence and encodes:
- a CDS encoding predicted protein is translated as MAPRADNDNLHVAHVAELPNASQCGISGPRAGVVYTGSADGPVLSWSPSDGKASICVERPRDKPASCVCIVNGTDLWVGGVGGDLTAYTVRGADGKPKKAVAKVKGFVAHAKGVLCIKEIAGKFNPFVVTGGADKHVRVWTFDGRPRAASAHHDGAVTALVVFPEKGAQPAAIWSGGADGKVYAWKDEKGDAAIEGKSGKFLTGMGKGGVTAMCAHPDDTEAWVGYEDGRIRVFDRTNGSVRSDSSMHSKAVTCLVPMGDHVWSASLDHLVVAWDARTKSTVFILPDQGGSVRDMCRVGWSMWVMNDKCINIWAAASNERDLRMRVKAINEELESEKKAREADNERAADEKERLETQLRETRERAEKDREDARKELENTRAKANFQLATAKATAQRVKEGLENELKELGESKERALADAKRAAEEEEARLKEQMAREKSLADEYAQGIKDRAAADIKQLQEELDEERARRSGMEADSDAATKLLAQERDELRKDLAEARKKLNDEEERAALLAKQKDELQLAKDASEAEMRADAEEAARRAADAIAALERRAGNAEARGDELQKNLDQSQADKADLEKRLAAEKAEHAAARDAAAEAAARAAAEKAALENSLADADAARRAAEEAENAARLAAEEADARAAQSSTDAADANARADAADAESEAAREAAAAAEAARLAALKAMEDALSDAERARLKAEAEEAARKEADERRRAEEDALQKMLDEKQRELNELRRLHENAHHDAGRELERHLREIEHLKRQLEEAEARAKLGLNNPAPPNEIFELQRRIMNIEAERQLEQIEKEKARQLREAAESRRMECEAKLRQAEVELARSRTTIERVGSLEADLNRLVAEKAEQKRRFDAELRAATTEADRRGNKLEAELRFVQNLLERKRDKKRAHKRRGEELARRLEEAVSISKSISADAEREMHKAKALATVEANAEIAKRAKEYEANAATAAAAAENAAQLSEMLERKRSKKRAYKLAATEAKEELIKLREQFTRASLDRDRTQKALKISVANAESADKAYTQRVTELEDALKQAMRDYKNQSAEIKNLKAAKLNAERGYEHVRVENEGLAQALTKAEEAARYYEQSAADSAMEASREKVRAEGEIARREYLQRYAAAEQESRHMKRSFDQRRQEARGGGFGGGGGVVPDDDALPVGENDENADRVGERSRDGSKGVAVSGLDPASDPNYVRPAGMSSEHVEHRRRYERRIKENRYGDFDVIPQWHER